One genomic segment of [Pasteurella] aerogenes includes these proteins:
- the argA gene encoding amino-acid acetyltransferase, whose product MRSTELVQWFRQSTPYVNMHRGKTFVIMLDGDTIASPNFINIISDISLLHSLGIKLVIVFGARVQINELLEFHHISSSYHKNIRVTDQRTLELVKQAVGRLNYDIAARLSVRLPHSPVINVISSNFIIAQPIGVDDGIDYMLTGKIRRIDTEQIQRHLDNGSIVLLGPIAPSVTGEAFNLPFEEIATKVAIKLKAEKLIGFCDTQGILDQQQQTISDLLPQDALLHLAQLIRDNQYHSSQARFLQAAIDVCRAGVKRSHLLSYEEDGSLLQELFTRDGVGTQLSMESSEEVRLATVADIPGLLELIYPLEQQGILVKRSREQLEMEITRYTIIDRDGVVIACAALNPYPEENMAEMACVAVHPDYRNSSRGDILLEAIQKRAKELHIGKLFVLTTRTVHWFQERGFQLADVDSLPKYKRETYNYQRRSKILIQDLS is encoded by the coding sequence ATGCGCAGCACAGAATTAGTCCAATGGTTCAGACAATCTACGCCTTATGTCAATATGCACCGCGGTAAAACCTTCGTGATCATGCTCGATGGGGATACCATTGCTAGTCCAAATTTTATTAATATTATCAGCGACATCAGTTTATTGCATAGTCTAGGCATTAAGCTAGTCATTGTTTTTGGCGCAAGAGTTCAAATTAACGAATTACTTGAATTTCACCACATTTCCTCGTCCTATCACAAAAATATTCGTGTCACCGACCAACGAACCCTCGAATTAGTGAAACAAGCAGTCGGACGGTTAAATTACGATATTGCCGCCCGTTTAAGTGTGCGCCTGCCCCATTCACCCGTTATTAACGTTATCAGCAGCAATTTTATTATTGCGCAACCTATCGGCGTGGATGACGGTATAGACTATATGTTAACTGGAAAAATCCGCCGTATTGATACGGAACAAATTCAGCGCCACCTAGACAATGGCTCTATCGTTTTGCTCGGACCTATCGCGCCCTCTGTGACCGGTGAGGCATTCAATTTACCTTTTGAAGAAATTGCCACCAAAGTAGCGATTAAATTAAAAGCTGAAAAACTCATCGGTTTTTGTGATACGCAAGGCATTTTAGATCAACAACAGCAAACCATTTCCGATTTATTGCCGCAAGATGCTCTGTTGCATTTGGCACAATTAATCCGCGACAACCAATACCACAGCTCGCAAGCACGCTTTTTACAAGCTGCTATTGACGTTTGTCGCGCTGGTGTAAAACGTTCGCATTTGCTTAGCTATGAAGAAGACGGATCGTTGCTGCAAGAATTATTTACCCGTGATGGAGTGGGAACGCAACTTTCTATGGAAAGCTCCGAGGAAGTTCGCCTTGCTACCGTTGCCGATATTCCGGGCTTATTGGAATTGATTTATCCACTGGAACAACAAGGCATTTTGGTCAAACGTTCACGCGAACAATTGGAAATGGAAATCACGCGTTACACCATTATCGATCGCGACGGTGTCGTTATTGCTTGTGCCGCCCTCAATCCGTATCCGGAAGAAAATATGGCAGAAATGGCGTGCGTGGCGGTTCATCCTGATTATCGTAATTCTTCCCGCGGCGACATTTTACTTGAAGCGATTCAAAAACGTGCCAAAGAATTACATATCGGCAAACTGTTTGTGCTCACCACGCGTACCGTACATTGGTTCCAAGAACGCGGCTTTCAATTGGCAGATGTGGACAGTTTGCCAAAATACAAACGGGAAACCTATAACTACCAACGTCGCTCCAAGATTTTAATTCAGGATCTTAGCTAA
- the ompW gene encoding outer membrane protein OmpW, with protein MKKTALVLGMAAALMAGSASAHEAGSFLLRAGGVFVSAHSNSDTKTPLEVGLDVKDNAQLGLTGTYMITDNIGVELLAATPFSHGIDGNVPALGLNLGEVVKLKQLPPSLYLQYYFLDKDSPARPYVGAGLNYTRFFNAKIKNDKISDLSVDKHSFGPVVNAGIDIKLTDNLFFNTAMWYTHIKTTAKFKALTLDHEVDVKLDPFVFFMGLGYRF; from the coding sequence ATGAAAAAAACAGCATTAGTATTAGGAATGGCTGCCGCATTAATGGCAGGGAGTGCAAGCGCCCATGAAGCTGGTAGTTTCTTGCTGCGTGCTGGTGGCGTTTTTGTTTCCGCACATTCTAATTCCGATACCAAAACGCCGCTTGAAGTCGGTTTAGATGTTAAAGACAACGCGCAATTAGGGTTAACCGGAACCTATATGATTACCGATAATATCGGGGTAGAGTTATTAGCTGCAACACCATTCTCTCATGGTATCGATGGAAATGTTCCAGCGTTGGGATTGAATTTGGGTGAAGTAGTAAAATTAAAACAATTGCCGCCAAGTCTTTATTTACAATACTATTTCTTAGATAAAGATTCTCCAGCACGTCCTTACGTGGGGGCGGGTTTGAACTATACACGTTTCTTTAATGCAAAAATTAAAAATGATAAGATTAGTGATTTGAGCGTTGATAAACATTCATTCGGTCCGGTTGTGAATGCGGGGATTGATATTAAGTTAACCGATAACTTATTCTTCAATACCGCAATGTGGTATACACATATTAAAACTACCGCGAAATTTAAAGCATTAACTCTTGATCATGAAGTCGATGTAAAATTAGATCCGTTTGTGTTCTTTATGGGGTTAGGTTACCGTTTCTAA